AAAATGGAACCGAATACCATGTTTTGACAATTTCCTTACATAATCAAAGACAAGATAAAAAGAACTATCTCTCTCATCGAAACTAGTTGACTTCCACATAAGCTTTTGACTTAATTAGTTCACGTGGGGGACCTGATCGATACTTTCGGCTCGCTTATTTCGGCTTGTTCCGCTTTAAGTTGTCCCACCTGGTCTATGATAAAACGTAAAttcgttaaaaaaaatcaaagtcaatgaaactttaATATTTGTTCAAATGGATAGATGtctgaggcatgactgaaagccccAGGGGTTCCATTCGCCTGGATGGGAAAAGTCCAGTAACTTTAAGAAGCTTCTTGAAAATAACGCATACCTTGCCCTCAAGACATCAAACAGTCTTCTTTATGTGCAAGTTGATAACTTTATTATATGTtctctgtttttttttaattagtttCTTTGGTTTCTTGTTGTGCTTCAAATTATGTTCTCATTGAActgaaacaaaaataaatatgatgcgagagaaaaagacgtcaaagacttttgactgtgacgtaatctttttatgacgctatatttctcgtcaatgtgtgacgcgttcggctgttctatgagACTGCCAggctggctgtggctccgcgaattccccccgccgccaagtcgtttttacatttagtcaagttttgactaaatgttttaacgtagaggggggaatcgagacgagggtcgtggtgtatgtgtgtgtgtgtgtgtgtgtgtgtgtgtgtgtgtgtgtgtgtgtgtgtgtgtgtgtgtgcgtgcgtgtagagcgattcagaccaaactactggaccgatctttatgaaatttgacatgagagttcctgggtatgataccctcaaatgtttttttcatttttttttataaatgtctttgatgacgtcatatcccgcttttcgtgaaagttgaggcggcactgtcacgccctcatttttcaaccaaattggttgaaattttggtcaagtaatgttcgacgaagcccggaattcggtattgcatttcagcgtggtggcttaaaaattaattaatgactttggtcattaaaaatctgaaaattgtaaaaaaaaaaaattttttataaaacgatccaaatttacgttcatcttattctccatcatttgctgattccaataacatataaatatgttatatttggattaacaacaagctctgaaaattaaatatatataaaatattatcaaaattaaattttccaaatcaatttaaaaacactttcatcttattccttgtcggttcctgattccaaaaacatatagatatgatatgtttggattaaaaacacgctcagaaagttaaaacgaagagaggtacagaaaagcgtgctatccttcccagcgcaactactaccccgctcttcttgtcaatttcactgcctatgccgtgagcggtggactgacgatacgGTCTTgatgcgttgcattgcgttcagtttcattctgtgagttcgacagctacttgactaaatgttgtattttcgccttacgcgacttgtttttgtttatttcgaATTtgggtcccaggtaacattatgaagttttaatacgatcaatcggacctattatcaagttagtgtatcaacttttgaacgaactacgcccagtagtttcccagcaataagctgttaagtcgagacacacacacacacacacacaattaaagtctgctggacccttgtacttgCGTACTCGTGGAtaatgtctcgacatgtatttctctctctctcgactgtacacagagataagaacagcctcgctttcacctagatcctgcctaaaaacaatgtctcgacatgtatttctctctctctcgactgtacacagagataagaacagcctcgctttcacctaggtcctgcctaaaaacaatgttcagacctcatgttcagactcggcgtaatgattccgaaaggactactttttagcggtcaagttcagtcgtctgcatactcgaaagtgaaaaaagatgaaacgttttgctacagtatcggaggatgaactgtcgaagaagaaaaagaatctcgtgccaaccactacgcagaagaccatccgagttgtccagaagaagttctgaaacacgtcacgttccaaatcaaaagacgacattctattctcttacgtcactattcttggtttacggtaccattcggcggctttgctacgagtataccatagtcttggttggccgagaccttgaggtggaatgcgagtgattaggtttgttgattttgctcggagaagtggtccgtgttcaagcaagtttctttcttctttgaaaacaaaaaccctaagaccagtgaatgtcgagatatatatatgttaattggatctgtgatccaaacatgccttttggtcaatctcgagggcagtttattccactcgccctacgggcttgtggaataaacttccatctcgattgaccaaaagccatgtttggatcacagatccaattaacgtatagTGTCATGACAGTCTCACTCTTCCAAGTTATAAGAACATCATATTATTTGTTTCAAGAAGAATTTCAGAGAATCTTTCTGATGATTTTGTTTCAGACATATCGTGAGAGGATATGGTCGAAACCCTATCTTCTGCTATTACCAGTCGTATTTTGGAATTAACCTTTCTTTGTGATTTACAGCGAGTGGCTAGTTAGCTTTCTCTTCTTGGAAGCATCTTTCACTACTACGGCTATGTGGCGGGGCAGGACACATCTAGAGCACAGCGGCTTCCACGACTATCTCTAAACCCCCATTTTTCACGGGTTCATGCACAACCTGAGCAGATCTCTTCATCTCCTCAATATGCGATACGACAAATTTACAGTGCAGCTGTTTTTCGAAGACTTTCCTTGACTGAGACGATAAACCACGTCGTGAAGGTATGACTAAGAAACAGCCAGTTTCTTTCGTTATTTAAGTGTGATTAATACGTCCCCCTCAAAAACAGTTCCAATGTAGGAGACAAACAGAATGCTCCTCTTTTTTGTCTGAAATGTCTTCACTCGCAGGAAAGACGAGCTGGACTAGAAAGCAGACCCGACATGAACACTCGGGGCCTGCACTTCTCATGACACCCAACCTTCAGCATGGAACGGTCCACGGTGCAAGCGGTAGCTTTCCTTGCGGCGGAGTGTGTGTCGGGTCTCCTGTCTATAGCCTGCAACCTGCTCGTGCTGCTCGCCATCTACCGTGAGCGCTCCTTACAGACGGTGGCCAACTGTTTCATCGGAAGCCTGGCCTTGGCGGATTTTCTTGTGGGTTTGGTCATCCCACCTATCTACATACTCATCTACCTGGATATCCCGAACTCCTACTACGGCTGTGTGTCTATGAGCTGCATTGCTCTCGTCATGACTGACATCTCTCTCCTCAACATGAGCGCCATTGCTGTGGAGCGCTTCCTGGCCATCAGCAGACCCTACCTGTACATCAAGCATATCACCATGCGCAGCGCCATAACGTCGCTGCTTGTCATCTGTGCCGCTGCCATTCTTATCGGCTTCTTCCCATTGTTAATGTTACTTCTGCCGTCAAAACACGGCCACGTGGCAATTAATGCAACCTATTGTCCCATACAAGCCTTGCCGCAAAAATATCTAGTCTACATCAACTTCTTTAGTTTTTACCTGCCCTTGATGATCTTCAACTTTGTCGCATATACCTACATCCTGATGACGGTGAAAAAGCACATCAGAAACATACATCTGCGAAAGATGACTGCAAGCCGGGACACCTTCTTTCTGAGTGAGGACCAAGCTAACACAAAAAGAAAGGAGAAGAGGGGAGCGAAGCGCACGATACTCATCCTGATTGTGCTGATCGTTTGTGTGGTTCCCTTGAAATTGTCCGACTGTTTCATGTACTTTGGCCACATGGAGTTACCTTGTGACCTCTACCTGGCTTTTCTGGTTCTGAGCCACACCAAGTCGTTTATAAACCCTTACTTGTACGCCCTCACATCCTCCAAGTTTGCAAGGGAGGTGGCTCGCATCATGCCCTGCATCAAGGTCTCCTCGTCTCCAGAAATCAACTTCTTACGGAGACGTTTCAGTAGAAAGGGAAGAAAGGGAAGCTTGCAAGGGTACTGGCTATTTCCCTTCGAGTTAGATGATCTAATTTTTGAGGACGAGTCTACGCAAAGCCGCATTTACGGTGAAAGCAGCATGGCTGAATACAATGAAATGGGTAACAGCTTCGTCCCTGTCGGCAACTCGCCCTCTTGCACTTCGGACCTTGACATCGTTGAGTGGATGCAGTCAAGTATAGGGTCCTACCTGCATCATGACAGCAACAGTTTCACGTCTGTACGCACCTTTAACGCCTCTTCGTTCGCAGAACGGCGTCAGAGAACAAACGACTCCAGCATTTCATGTACGCAGGACACACCAGATAACAAGATTCGTGACTCTTCCCAGAGCATCACGGAACTTCTGACAGCCGAGCACAGTCATGACCTGGTCGCAGCTCAGTCGAGTAGAGGTGGTTCCATGGTAGACCCTTTAACACTGCAATCGCCACAACCGGACATGTTTCCGGATGAGGTGAATGGCAAAGCAAGCCTTCCTCACACTAAACCTATGAAGAGGAGTGAATCAGAACAGCAGTCGCATCATCAGTCACAGGTTTATAAGCCCACCCAAGTCAAACCACCACTAACCAGTGCTAGACCCACAGGAAATGTCCATGAGGATGGCACTAAACGCAAGTTCGGTACCTCTCATGAACACCTCACACACATAAAAATTACAGCATTAGCTCACCTTTTCCACAAAAAAAGCTTTGTGAAAAGAAGTGGCGACGATCTGGATCAAGACGCAAATATTCTCGGACATTCTCCCAAACCTCCTAGTGCATCCTCAGTGCAAAAGGGGCCATCTTTGCACTACGAATGTCCAGTAACATATGACTGCAGTGCATATGGATCGCACGTTCACTTCGATGCCGCAGTTACTGAACAACGTAAAAAATTGATTAGCGGTGTTTCTGAAGGTAAATCCAAAACCGGCGGAAGGTCAGCAGCTGAGGAGCGCAAAGAAGACTCAGGATCAAATGGCCTGATTGCAAACGTTCTGCCAAAGGACGCAAAAAAGGAGAAAAGCACGGGACAGAAGCCTAGTGTCGCATTCCATTCCGGCGTCTCACACTCGTTGAATTTCAGACAGGACGACTCGCGGGATAAGGGGACATTGCGGAGAACACCAGCCAGGGGTGCACACGGTTCGCTGGACTCGGAGAGAATAACATTCAGATCTCGCTCGGTCTCCATCTTGCAGACGATCATGACAGGTCTGAAGAAGCTGAGCATGGTAGGAAGAACCCAGCAGAGCATGGAGTGCAAGTCCCTGGGGTCAAGTCTGTCCACTGTAGCAGAGGAGTCAGCGCACACTAAACAGGCGCAACATAAACAATCCTGCGAAGAGTCAACAATATTCCAGATCGTTCACCGAGAAAGTCTTTAGAATGAAACATGAGGAACAGCAGAAGGAGAGCAGCAGTATCACCTCATCGGCCAGTCGACACTTTCGTGATCCCACGCAACCACACCCCCCAACAGAGAGCCAACAAAAATCCAGATCTTTCCTCGAGAAAGACGGTCGAAAGAACCCCGAGGAGCAACATAAAGAGAACTGCAGCGTCTCCCCATCGGCTAGACGACGCCACAGTAGTCTTGATCAGGAAAGTAGCATCCCTGATAGTGATTACTTATTACAACGACGGGATACCATCGAAGAGAGAGACTTACGGAAAACCACTTCCATCATAGAGATATTGGACCACGCCAGACATTCACTTCGGCGACAATCATCCAGCAGCCCGAATCCTCCCAAGCCAAGCTGTCAGTATTTTGCTGGGTTTGCCTCCTACTATTACCGGCATCATTCGCGGAAAAGCAAGTTGTCTTCCCCTGCCCATAAGTCAATGGTTACCAAAACGGTTTCTCCTGAGCCTGGTCACTTTGGGGAAAGCACAGCGAATAGTAAGACACCTTCAAAAGAGTCTGACCGTCAGTCCGTGACCAGTAAGACGCCTTCCCACGATAGTTGCTCAGTGACAAGTAGGATTTCTTCATTCAGCAGCAACGTTTCCTTTCATTTGCCAAATGTCCGGGCAGTTGCATTTGAGCCTTCTTTTGAAGGCCCGCAGACGTCCTTTACTTGTCCTTTACTTGTGCTCAGTCAGAGTGCCCCTCAAGCACAAAAGTATGATACACTTACCGAAAAAAATCTTCGTCAGGAGCAAACCCTTCAGCTggagaagaacaaaaagtccaCCATGAAGGGTCAACAAAATGAACGTATGAGACAATCCACTGGAGTCGATttcactgacagtgacaaaagcCATCTTTCAGAAATTCTGGAAAAATCTCAGAAGACCCCAGACCACCTGCCTGGCACAACTAAAACGTCTCCACAAAGTCAAAACCATGACTTATTGGTTGTTGAGAAGCCTGCACCGAGGCACGGATCTGACCGTGTTACCTCTGGGAGGTCTTCTCCGTCTTCCTCTCACCAAGGATGCCAGCCAACATCCATAAGAGCGCTCCTCAGTTGTGTCACATCTCCTTTCACCAAAGGTCGTAATTCGTCGACGGGCGGAAAGTACACTGGCGCAAATCACCCCTCGCGTTACCCAGATGCTAAAATGGCCGTTAAAAAACGCAGCTCTCGGTCAACGGGTGAAGTGGGGTCTCCCTCTCACCAAAGACATCCGCCTTTACCGGGTGGCAATACACTCACTGACTATCGACACCCGCCTttgtcgggtggcagtggacccACTGACTGTGAGCAAATGCATCCCAAGGCGACCTCTTCTACTTGTGTCGTTGAACATACGAGTTCTTCCAACTGGCAGTCAATAGAAGGAAGCCACTCAGTAGATCACGGACGTCAGTCATCgaagaaaaaatgtaatatCCAAGAACACAATCCTTGTAAGGGATATTTGTCTTCCCAATCTCAACTAAATCAGCAAGAAAACGAAGGAACCATGTCGCAGAGCCCGCAGCACAATCTTCCAATGGGAAATGCGGCTAAAACGCAAGAACAGCGTTCCATCAAAGCAAAAAAGAAGGAACCCCCCTCCAACAGAAAACAGAAGCCATTATTCAATGGTGAAAAACAACTCCAGAAGACAAAACGCTAGGCACTGGAAGATGAGACAATATTATTTATGCCAGAATCAGTGTCTGCTGCAGGCTCTCAAACTTCAAGACAATCAAGTAAGACAGACTAAGACTACTTTTGATGACACTGACAGATTTTCCACAGTGTGGAAGTGAAACATGTGGCAATAGTAACGGATTTCCTGCGGGCCAGATAATGGGCTTGTGATTCGACATTTCATGggcaacatttttatttttatcttcCGTACCAGAAATGTCCAATTCAAGAGTAGAAGACCATGGAATGATGATAACCTAGATTATGTGCTTCCTCTCAAAGCTACATGTATCTGCAGATGCCTGAGACCAATGACAACATTTctaagactttgcgaagtatTTTGACCAAAAACTttgtgctaaagcttcgtgcggccagtttcacgaagtatacttcgcgtagtcgacttcgcccagttaggGACAGGCTTTATGGTGAAATCAACTTGAAGGAAAAATACCAAAGACAATCAGCAGAAAACACATGGAGACCCCTGAAATGAGTGAATCCTAAAAATGTTCGAGAATAATGCCTGATAGAATCTGGGAATGATCATTGAGGAACACCAAGCTCATTTCTGGTCAAGAGAGGCCCGGTAACAAAATTGTATGATAATCTTCAGCAGAAAGCATCGATGAAAGCTTTTTCCTTCACTGTATCGTCAGGACTGGGGCTTTTTTTCTGACACGATCACTCATTTTCTGtcttgcatatatatatgtaacatGTAAACTTACTTTTCCTTCTTCGGTTGTTCAGTGAACCTGGTGCAGTAAGTGTTAAAAGTTACTGCCGTTTTAAATGCCAGGGAATACGTGTCTTTGGCCTTTGAACATACCAAAACAAACTTCAAAAGCCTTCTGTCAGTTTAACCTTCCAGGACGACCAAGAATCTCACAAAAGTGCCTGTATCTCTGAAATGATTGAGAGATTTTTAATGAGACTTGATCTTATCCTAAAATACTGTAGGACCTTTCCACAGACCTCTTTTTGAAGGATTATCTCTGTGATCAAATTTCATATTTTGAACAACACAGTCTGGACGGTGTGGGTCATGGACACCCCATATGGAATTTAAGAAAGAATTTTACAGTGTTAATCCTTATTTGGACGGTGTGTGTCATGTAcaacccatactctgcaaagaggcagtAAAAAGTTTATAATTATTTGGATGGCATGCGTTGTATGCGATCAACCCATACTTTTTAGTTGAATCCTTCTTCATAAAGTACAatgtatgggtcgtacacaacccacatcattcggactgtgtagtccaaagtgtgatccggtgaaggttaattgTGTTTGCACTGTTTGTGAAGTTTAATGCTTGCTGATTTTAgggagattgattgattgattgattaaactttattacagaaggatggagattttaggcgttgcctagtcttacaatctgtccttgcaaactaacatgaatacaaaacagacatgaaaacattataagagcaaaagaggttgacggcaaaaataatcgtacatatgataataaatggtatttaaaggcaaagaaaaagttgatactacaataacagcaatagaaatatgaaaatagAAACGATAATAACAATACTGActgtaaaaaattaaaaaaaaaagcggaGGAAAGCTAGTTCATAAAAAATCATAAGACACAAGCTTTCCCTTGGAAGAATGTATTTATTGGCAGCGAGatataggggaggggggggagtcaGAAGAAAAGGGAGaggggacgagagagagagtggttgTGTGTAAAAGGGGCAAGAAGGGGCTACGGACAGTGTGAAGTTACAACATACCTTTATTTATTGATTAGCCATTTCTGCTTAAAGATGACAGGATCTCAGAATTAGTATTATGATGTGCAGATGTATATTGTTTTGCAtgcaggagacagacagactgactgacagatcGACAGAGATattcagttttgtttgtttgcatgtgtTTCTCTCATCACTAGTATGCACAAATGAAAATAGCATTGAATCCTAACCCATCAAGCAACAGACTACTGCCTGTCatttatctgtatgttttcTACTTGAAGCATAATTCAAACAAAACCCCTTCACGTGTAGCCTGCCAATTGCGGGGAGCGATGGGTGTGACCGTCTATTACCGTCCATGTCAATAGTCATTGACTCATTATCTCAGCAGATTATTTCCAAAACAAATGAATATATGTTAACATCCATTTGTGTGACAAACAGATCTACTTTTCAAATTACCGGTACAGATCGTTTTGCACCTGAGAGACACAGCTTGAACTGTTTGTAGATAAAACTGAACACACAGGATGTGTCCACCCCACACGTGGTGTTTGTAGCTGGAACACACTGTGGAAAATTTCAAGATGGAGTTCCGCTCAAGTTGATTGACAGCAATTAATTAATCACTCAAGTGAATTCTTCAGTCACATGGTGCTTTGGGTCAATATATCATACAAACAATAATCAACTGCACAAACTACTTTACCACAGCTTACTGTGCTTGCTGTTcaatacttttttctctcttccatTCATTATAAGTTTCACCTGAAGACAACATATCACAAAATTTTAAAAGGTGTGTCatcaaacaacaacagaagctaTTTTGcccacgcacgcgcacacacacacacacacacacacacgcagaagcgcacaaacacacacacacttaccgcAATTCCAACTTCTTTGGAGTTGAAACAGGCATGGGTCCACTGGTCGGCATGGTAACGCCGTTTGAACTTGGTCAGCGGGCCTGCTCCGCGGATAGTGACGTCATTGGTGTGGAATGACGCATCAATGACAAGCTTGCCGTCATACACCAGGTATGAATCATTGATGGCTGAAATACACATATTGCTTAGTCATCAATCACAGCAGAAACTAAGACTGACAAATGAAGGTGTAGATACATGTATCAGGGCCTTTACAGTTCGAACATGgggttgtttattttttatcataAAACAGTTCACTTATATCGTCGGTGACCTTCTCTTTGCCACAAGCAGCTGTGACATAGTCATTGTATGTCTCTGCCACAAGCAATTTGCTGTCAATAATTGCAATTAGCCCAAATTACAGGGAtaatttttttccattttcatgttcattttcattactttattgttccatcgctgggaagttggggtcgcttcctcccagtggataGCTGTTCAGACGTTCAAACAGAGAACAAGATGGTAAAGCAGAAATTAAAtcaaaaattttaataataaattttcatttgattaatatacttacccaactcacatatagcaatcaaccctagttcagtgctggtaacgctgtacgcatccccttggtaacaagggagacaactctaaaaaagagtgaccaatacccatacTGGTATCAAGGCCAGACCAATACTGAGTCtgtcttccgtatgcgtgcgcatataCCGCCATTTGTAGTCATTCTAaccgaagcccaactcactt
This Littorina saxatilis isolate snail1 linkage group LG17, US_GU_Lsax_2.0, whole genome shotgun sequence DNA region includes the following protein-coding sequences:
- the LOC138952341 gene encoding uncharacterized protein produces the protein MKHEEQQKESSSITSSASRHFRDPTQPHPPTESQQKSRSFLEKDGRKNPEEQHKENCSVSPSARRRHSSLDQESSIPDSDYLLQRRDTIEERDLRKTTSIIEILDHARHSLRRQSSSSPNPPKPSCQYFAGFASYYYRHHSRKSKLSSPAHKSMVTKTVSPEPGHFGESTANSKTPSKESDRQSVTSKTPSHDSCSVTSRISSFSSNVSFHLPNVRAVAFEPSFEGPQTSFTCPLLVLSQSAPQAQKYDTLTEKNLRQEQTLQLEKNKKSTMKGQQNERMRQSTGVDFTDSDKSHLSEILEKSQKTPDHLPGTTKTSPQSQNHDLLVVEKPAPRHGSDRVTSGRSSPSSSHQGCQPTSIRALLSCVTSPFTKGRNSSTGGKYTGANHPSRYPDAKMAVKKRSSRSTGEVGSPSHQRHPPLPGGNTLTDYRHPPLSGGSGPTDCEQMHPKATSSTCVVEHTSSSNWQSIEGSHSVDHGRQSSKKKCNIQEHNPCKGYLSSQSQLNQQENEGTMSQSPQHNLPMGNAAKTQEQRSIKAKKKEPPSNRKQKPLFNGEKQLQKTKR
- the LOC138952338 gene encoding uncharacterized protein — translated: MERSTVQAVAFLAAECVSGLLSIACNLLVLLAIYRERSLQTVANCFIGSLALADFLVGLVIPPIYILIYLDIPNSYYGCVSMSCIALVMTDISLLNMSAIAVERFLAISRPYLYIKHITMRSAITSLLVICAAAILIGFFPLLMLLLPSKHGHVAINATYCPIQALPQKYLVYINFFSFYLPLMIFNFVAYTYILMTVKKHIRNIHLRKMTASRDTFFLSEDQANTKRKEKRGAKRTILILIVLIVCVVPLKLSDCFMYFGHMELPCDLYLAFLVLSHTKSFINPYLYALTSSKFAREVARIMPCIKVSSSPEINFLRRRFSRKGRKGSLQGYWLFPFELDDLIFEDESTQSRIYGESSMAEYNEMGNSFVPVGNSPSCTSDLDIVEWMQSSIGSYLHHDSNSFTSVRTFNASSFAERRQRTNDSSISCTQDTPDNKIRDSSQSITELLTAEHSHDLVAAQSSRGGSMVDPLTLQSPQPDMFPDEVNGKASLPHTKPMKRSESEQQSHHQSQVYKPTQVKPPLTSARPTGNVHEDGTKRKFGTSHEHLTHIKITALAHLFHKKSFVKRSGDDLDQDANILGHSPKPPSASSVQKGPSLHYECPVTYDCSAYGSHVHFDAAVTEQRKKLISGVSEGKSKTGGRSAAEERKEDSGSNGLIANVLPKDAKKEKSTGQKPSVAFHSGVSHSLNFRQDDSRDKGTLRRTPARGAHGSLDSERITFRSRSVSILQTIMTGLKKLSMVGRTQQSMECKSLGSSLSTVAEESAHTKQAQHKQSCEESTIFQIVHRESL